One stretch of Synergistaceae bacterium DNA includes these proteins:
- a CDS encoding ABC transporter permease: MISTVEICRTAVRALKRNKTRSMLTALGIIIGVAAVIAAFAVGAGANKSIDEQIASFGSNFIIVFPDRSAMSTTGIMRYLTYGDSQAIEREVSGIEAVAPMINTSGSVIYGNTNWSTSITGSTPSFSKVREWEIDSGRDISESDVRQATKVAVIGNTIVEKMFPGENPLG; encoded by the coding sequence ATGATATCAACGGTAGAGATATGCCGGACTGCGGTCAGGGCCCTTAAGAGGAACAAAACACGCTCAATGTTGACCGCTCTTGGTATAATCATAGGCGTGGCCGCTGTGATCGCTGCGTTTGCAGTAGGAGCTGGTGCTAACAAGAGCATAGATGAACAGATAGCATCATTTGGTAGCAATTTTATAATAGTTTTTCCTGATAGGTCTGCAATGTCTACAACCGGGATAATGCGCTATTTGACCTATGGTGATTCCCAGGCGATCGAACGCGAAGTCTCAGGAATAGAAGCCGTGGCTCCGATGATAAACACATCAGGGTCTGTTATATACGGAAATACCAACTGGAGTACAAGTATTACAGGAAGTACACCTTCTTTCTCCAAAGTGAGGGAGTGGGAGATAGACAGCGGAAGGGACATAAGCGAGAGCGATGTGCGGCAGGCGACAAAAGTTGCGGTTATAGGCAATACAATAGTTGAAAAAATGTTCCCTGGGGAGAACCCCCTTGGA